Proteins co-encoded in one Mycobacterium mantenii genomic window:
- a CDS encoding Hsp20/alpha crystallin family protein — MMADLPARRQPRSWLPDWSDFWSDVWTGFPSRTGLRPMIDAHLIRLEDEMQDGHYLLRAELPGIDPVKDVDITVCDGQLTIKAERSERKESKGRSEFSYGSFTRAVTLPAGANEDDIKASYDKGILTVDVTVPEQAAMAAAEKHVAVQAAS; from the coding sequence ATCATGGCTGATCTCCCTGCACGTCGTCAACCTCGCTCGTGGCTGCCGGACTGGTCCGATTTCTGGTCGGATGTATGGACCGGTTTCCCATCGCGGACAGGGCTGCGTCCGATGATCGACGCCCACCTGATCCGACTCGAGGACGAAATGCAAGATGGGCACTACCTATTGCGTGCCGAACTACCCGGCATCGATCCAGTCAAGGACGTCGACATCACCGTGTGCGACGGCCAGTTGACGATCAAGGCCGAACGCAGCGAGAGAAAAGAATCCAAGGGCCGCTCAGAGTTCTCCTACGGCTCATTCACCCGCGCGGTCACTTTGCCGGCTGGCGCCAACGAAGACGACATCAAAGCCAGCTACGACAAGGGCATCCTGACCGTCGACGTGACCGTGCCCGAACAGGCAGCCATGGCAGCCGCGGAGAAGCACGTCGCGGTACAAGCCGCCAGCTAA
- a CDS encoding amylo-alpha-1,6-glucosidase yields the protein MVTLVEGPTFCLSNAYGDIVPGTSQGLFLRNTRVLSRWELLVDGHTPDMLSVQTPEPFTAQFILRKAPRAGFCDSNLLLVRERFIAGGLRETITLENLGHESTVVCLEIHADADFADLFAVKQGRAPLHGAEPTVLGTELVLADLTDPARGLSVVASADPTVIPGVLSWQIVLPARRRWQAEIVAQPTPAHRQVPTRRDHLKTLKPDRTVKAWRDRTTDLTAEDELLTQVLRRTESDLGALLICDEKKDTKPFVAAGVPWFMTLFGRDSLLTAWMVLPLDVGVALGTLQRLAGLQGRRLDPMTEEQPGRILHELRRGPGSGGALDGVAYYGSVDATPLFVMLLGECWRWGADETAVRSLLPAADAALAWAQKYGDRDGDCFIEYRRATDRGLINQGWKDSFDAINDTEGRTAEPPIALCEVQGYQYAALLARAELAEAFGDPAQAAELRDHADTLRGKFLEAFWLPEKGWYAIALDGSKRHVDALTSNIAHCLWTGIATDEHAAEMIERLASEEMDCGFGLRTLASTMGAYSPMSYHNGSVWPHDTAIAVAGLLRYRHLPGAITLAERLADGLLDAADAFDGRLPELFCGFARSRFYRPVPYPTACAPQAWASAAPLLLVRSLLGLAPHVPQRTLTVVPHLPRRWGRLTLTDLRLGPATVQLQAEGQTVTAQGVPHDWQLVTSKPADDCTD from the coding sequence ATGGTCACCCTGGTCGAGGGCCCGACGTTCTGCCTGTCCAACGCCTACGGTGACATCGTCCCGGGAACGTCGCAGGGATTGTTTCTTCGTAACACGCGGGTGCTGTCGCGGTGGGAGCTACTCGTTGACGGACACACGCCCGACATGCTGTCCGTGCAGACCCCCGAACCCTTTACCGCACAATTCATCTTGCGCAAAGCCCCGCGCGCAGGATTTTGTGACAGCAACCTGTTGCTGGTGCGTGAACGATTCATCGCCGGGGGCCTGCGCGAAACGATCACGCTGGAAAACCTCGGCCACGAAAGCACCGTGGTCTGCCTAGAAATTCATGCCGACGCCGATTTCGCCGATCTCTTCGCGGTCAAGCAGGGCCGCGCACCGCTGCACGGCGCCGAACCGACGGTGCTCGGCACCGAACTGGTGCTGGCCGACCTCACCGATCCCGCACGCGGACTGTCTGTGGTCGCCTCCGCGGATCCCACCGTGATACCCGGCGTGCTGTCCTGGCAGATCGTCCTGCCAGCCCGGCGACGTTGGCAGGCCGAGATCGTCGCGCAACCAACACCGGCACACCGCCAGGTGCCCACCCGCCGCGACCACCTCAAAACCCTGAAACCCGACCGCACCGTCAAAGCATGGCGTGACCGCACGACCGACCTAACCGCCGAGGACGAGCTGCTCACCCAGGTATTGCGCCGCACAGAAAGCGACCTGGGGGCGTTGCTGATCTGCGACGAAAAAAAAGACACCAAGCCGTTCGTCGCGGCGGGGGTGCCGTGGTTCATGACACTGTTCGGCCGCGACAGCCTGCTGACCGCATGGATGGTCTTACCACTAGATGTCGGCGTTGCACTGGGCACGCTGCAGCGGCTCGCCGGGCTGCAGGGCCGGCGCCTCGATCCCATGACCGAGGAGCAACCGGGCCGGATCCTGCACGAGCTGCGCCGCGGGCCCGGCAGCGGCGGCGCGCTCGACGGTGTCGCCTATTACGGCTCGGTTGACGCGACCCCACTGTTTGTCATGCTCTTGGGAGAGTGCTGGCGGTGGGGGGCCGACGAAACCGCGGTGCGCTCGCTGCTTCCGGCCGCCGACGCCGCCCTGGCCTGGGCCCAGAAATACGGTGACCGCGACGGCGACTGCTTCATCGAATACCGACGTGCGACCGACCGCGGGCTGATCAATCAGGGCTGGAAGGACAGCTTCGACGCGATTAACGACACCGAGGGCCGCACCGCCGAGCCGCCGATCGCGCTGTGTGAAGTGCAGGGCTATCAATATGCGGCGCTGCTGGCGCGCGCCGAGCTGGCCGAGGCGTTCGGCGACCCGGCCCAAGCCGCCGAGCTGCGTGACCACGCCGACACCCTGCGCGGGAAATTCCTCGAAGCATTCTGGCTCCCCGAAAAGGGCTGGTATGCAATTGCTCTGGACGGCAGCAAACGTCACGTCGACGCACTCACCAGCAACATCGCGCACTGCCTGTGGACCGGAATCGCCACCGATGAGCACGCCGCCGAAATGATAGAGCGGCTCGCGAGCGAGGAAATGGACTGTGGGTTCGGGTTACGCACCCTGGCCTCGACGATGGGCGCCTATAGCCCGATGAGCTACCACAACGGTTCGGTGTGGCCGCACGACACCGCCATCGCGGTGGCCGGCCTGCTGCGCTACCGGCACCTTCCCGGAGCGATCACACTGGCCGAGCGCCTTGCCGACGGTCTGCTCGACGCGGCCGACGCGTTCGACGGGCGCCTACCCGAATTGTTCTGTGGATTCGCCCGATCACGGTTCTACCGGCCGGTGCCCTACCCGACCGCGTGCGCACCGCAAGCATGGGCCAGTGCCGCACCGCTGCTGCTGGTGCGATCGCTTCTCGGCCTGGCTCCCCACGTACCTCAGCGCACCTTGACCGTGGTTCCGCACCTGCCGCGTCGATGGGGCCGACTGACCCTCACCGATTTGCGGCTTGGCCCGGCCACCGTCCAACTGCAAGCCGAGGGCCAAACGGTGACTGCCCAAGGAGTGCCCCACGACTGGCAACTGGTCACGTCAAAACCAGCCGATGACTGCACGGACTAA
- a CDS encoding glycosyltransferase family 4 protein, whose protein sequence is MKIDHTGYAASDSAARRRHGLFPGSAELDADPRQRLRIALVAPPYFDVPPRAYGGIEAVVADLADELVARGHDVTLLGAGQPGTAARFVPLWDRAVPELLGTPLPEVVHALKVGHAVEQLAATDGVDVVHDHTLAGPLNAVAYQDRGIATVVTAHGPVHTDMHDYYRDIGADVDLVAISDRQRTLAPGLNWVGRVHNALRVEDWPFQAEKEDYALFLGRFTPDKGPDLALRAAHQAGVPLVLAGKCIEPAEKAYFRETVQPLLGDRDSLYGQADALAKRSLLARARCLLFPVQWEEPFGMVMIEAMACGTPVVALRRGAVPEVVVDGVTGFTCDDPSDLAELIGRTATIDPAACRRHVEANFGVEQLGLGYERIYRRALAAMPQADGLAPTPARPRPACQILEVSA, encoded by the coding sequence ATGAAGATCGATCACACCGGTTATGCGGCAAGCGATTCAGCAGCCAGACGCAGGCACGGGCTGTTCCCGGGATCAGCTGAACTGGATGCTGACCCGAGACAGCGCCTGCGCATCGCCCTGGTCGCGCCGCCCTACTTCGATGTTCCGCCCCGCGCGTACGGGGGTATTGAAGCGGTGGTGGCCGATCTGGCCGACGAGTTGGTGGCACGCGGGCACGACGTGACTCTGTTGGGTGCCGGTCAGCCAGGTACCGCGGCTCGCTTTGTGCCGCTCTGGGACCGCGCGGTGCCAGAGCTGCTCGGCACGCCGTTACCCGAAGTTGTCCATGCGCTCAAGGTCGGCCACGCGGTCGAGCAACTCGCCGCTACCGACGGCGTCGATGTCGTCCATGACCACACCTTGGCCGGGCCCCTGAACGCGGTCGCCTACCAAGACCGCGGGATAGCGACCGTGGTCACCGCGCATGGCCCGGTGCACACCGACATGCACGATTACTACCGCGACATCGGTGCTGACGTGGACCTGGTCGCGATCAGCGACCGCCAACGCACACTGGCCCCCGGCTTGAACTGGGTGGGCCGAGTCCACAACGCGCTGCGAGTCGAGGATTGGCCGTTTCAGGCCGAGAAAGAGGATTACGCTTTGTTCTTAGGCCGGTTCACACCCGATAAAGGGCCCGATCTGGCGCTGCGAGCCGCACACCAGGCCGGTGTTCCGCTGGTCCTCGCCGGCAAGTGCATCGAACCTGCCGAGAAGGCCTACTTCCGTGAGACGGTCCAGCCCCTGCTGGGTGACCGCGACTCCCTATACGGCCAAGCTGATGCGCTGGCCAAACGCAGTCTGCTCGCCCGGGCTCGCTGTCTGCTATTTCCCGTGCAGTGGGAAGAACCGTTCGGAATGGTGATGATCGAGGCGATGGCCTGCGGGACGCCGGTGGTGGCGCTGCGTCGGGGTGCCGTCCCGGAGGTTGTCGTCGACGGGGTGACGGGGTTCACCTGCGACGACCCAAGCGATCTTGCCGAGCTGATCGGCCGCACCGCAACGATCGACCCGGCAGCATGCCGTCGCCACGTCGAGGCCAACTTCGGCGTCGAGCAGCTCGGGTTGGGCTACGAACGCATCTACCGGCGAGCGCTTGCCGCGATGCCGCAGGCGGACGGGCTGGCCCCCACGCCGGCCCGGCCTCGGCCTGCCTGCCAAATCCTGGAGGTAAGCGCATGA
- a CDS encoding Hsp20/alpha crystallin family protein: MMSDLLAQRQPRRLFEPTESFPDFSTWADLPLLVDTQLMRLEDEVTDGHYVVRAEIPGIDPAKDVDITVRDGRLTIRAERSEKTQADGRSEFRYGSFVRCATLPAGANEDDIKATYDKGILTVSVAVPERAAPAEKHIAVRAVIQAGSKRRRWHSRHSR, encoded by the coding sequence ATGATGAGTGACCTTCTTGCGCAGCGTCAGCCGCGACGGCTGTTCGAACCCACCGAATCGTTCCCCGATTTCTCCACGTGGGCCGATCTTCCGTTGCTCGTCGACACCCAGCTGATGCGGCTCGAAGACGAGGTGACTGACGGCCACTATGTGGTGCGCGCCGAAATCCCCGGCATCGATCCGGCCAAAGACGTCGACATCACCGTGCGCGACGGCCGGTTGACGATCAGGGCCGAACGCAGCGAGAAGACGCAAGCCGACGGCCGCTCGGAGTTTCGCTACGGCTCGTTTGTGCGCTGCGCGACCTTGCCGGCTGGCGCCAACGAAGACGACATCAAAGCTACCTACGACAAAGGCATCCTGACCGTTTCGGTGGCCGTCCCCGAACGGGCTGCGCCGGCCGAGAAGCACATCGCCGTGCGGGCAGTAATCCAAGCCGGGTCGAAGCGCCGCCGCTGGCATTCGCGGCATTCCCGTTAA
- a CDS encoding amylo-alpha-1,6-glucosidase, translating to MTIPAALNSGEPSRIGAGGDTVTLVEGATFCLSDRHGDIAAGGSHGLFFRDARVLSRWELRVDGQPAESLSVEFSQAFAVQFILRRTPRAGSADSTLLVVRERLVADGLRETITLCNLDREPTVVSLELHADADFADLFSVKEGRAPLGGAEMTVIDGELMLAERTERVHGLSVTASADPTVLPGSLRWRVVVAPGQRWQTEIVAQPTWDNQKITTRLRRGEHVGASAPARKIEAWRDTATNVDTGHQVLNAVLRQTEGDLGALLIHDDSGRGRSFVAAGAPWFMTLFGRDSLLTAWMALPLDVGLSIGTLEQLAAAQGTQVEPITEEQPGRIMHEIRRGPASTEVLGGSVYYGSVDATPLFVMLLGECWRWGVDEATVRSLLPAADAALAWAENYGDHDGDGFVEYRRATDRGLINQGWKDSFDGVNDAAGRVAEPPIALCEVQGYLYAALLTRAELAEAFGDASTAARLRERAAALRARFLDAFWLPEKGWYAVALDAAKHPVDALTSNVGHCLWTGIADDEHTRVIIERLSTEEMDSGFGLRTLAATMGAYNPMSYHNGSVWPHDTAIAVAGLLRYRQVPGALALAERLATGVLDAAATFGGRLPELYCGFPRSQFHAPVPYPTSCSPQAWASAAPLLLVRSFLGLEPHVPQRRLAVAPQLPEAWGRVKLSDLRLGGITVHLEAEGETVTTRGLPDDWRLVTPSR from the coding sequence ATGACGATTCCGGCCGCGCTTAACAGCGGCGAACCGTCCCGCATCGGGGCCGGCGGCGACACCGTGACGCTGGTCGAAGGCGCGACGTTTTGCCTGTCCGACCGGCATGGCGACATCGCAGCGGGCGGCTCACACGGATTGTTCTTCCGGGACGCGCGGGTGCTATCGCGATGGGAGCTACGCGTCGATGGCCAGCCCGCCGAATCGCTGTCAGTGGAGTTCTCGCAAGCCTTTGCGGTGCAATTCATCCTGCGTCGCACGCCGCGCGCGGGGTCGGCCGATAGCACGCTGCTGGTGGTGCGCGAGCGGCTGGTGGCTGATGGCCTGCGCGAGACCATCACGCTGTGCAATCTCGACCGCGAACCCACTGTTGTCTCTCTCGAACTGCACGCCGACGCCGACTTCGCCGACCTGTTCTCGGTCAAGGAGGGCCGTGCGCCGCTAGGGGGCGCGGAGATGACGGTCATCGACGGGGAGCTCATGCTGGCCGAACGCACCGAGCGGGTGCACGGCCTGTCCGTCACGGCATCAGCTGATCCCACCGTGTTGCCCGGGTCGCTGCGCTGGCGGGTCGTGGTGGCACCCGGGCAGCGCTGGCAGACCGAGATCGTCGCCCAACCCACCTGGGACAACCAGAAAATCACAACGCGACTGCGCCGCGGCGAGCACGTAGGCGCCAGCGCCCCGGCCCGCAAGATCGAGGCGTGGCGCGACACCGCAACCAACGTCGACACCGGTCATCAGGTGCTCAACGCGGTGCTGCGGCAAACCGAAGGCGACCTGGGCGCGTTACTCATTCATGACGACAGCGGTCGCGGCCGATCGTTCGTCGCCGCCGGGGCGCCGTGGTTCATGACCCTGTTCGGCCGTGACAGTCTGCTCACCGCCTGGATGGCACTGCCTTTAGATGTCGGACTGTCCATCGGCACCCTGGAGCAGCTGGCCGCTGCGCAGGGCACCCAGGTAGAGCCGATCACCGAGGAGCAGCCTGGCCGGATCATGCACGAGATCCGCCGCGGCCCGGCCAGCACCGAAGTACTGGGCGGCAGTGTCTATTACGGCTCGGTGGACGCGACACCGCTGTTTGTGATGCTGCTGGGCGAGTGCTGGCGGTGGGGCGTCGACGAGGCGACGGTGCGCTCGCTGCTGCCGGCCGCCGACGCGGCACTGGCGTGGGCCGAGAACTACGGCGACCACGACGGCGACGGCTTTGTCGAGTACCGGCGCGCGACCGATCGGGGCTTGATCAACCAGGGCTGGAAGGACAGCTTCGACGGCGTCAATGACGCCGCCGGTCGCGTGGCTGAGCCGCCGATCGCGCTCTGCGAGGTGCAGGGCTACCTGTATGCGGCGCTGCTGACGCGCGCCGAGCTTGCCGAGGCGTTCGGCGACGCGTCGACGGCCGCGCGGTTGCGTGAGCGCGCTGCGGCGCTGCGAGCCAGGTTCCTGGACGCGTTCTGGCTCCCCGAAAAGGGTTGGTACGCGGTCGCGCTGGACGCCGCCAAACACCCAGTCGACGCGTTGACGAGCAATGTCGGACACTGCCTGTGGACGGGTATCGCGGACGATGAGCACACCCGCGTGATCATCGAGCGTCTCTCAACCGAGGAGATGGACTCCGGCTTCGGATTGCGCACACTCGCGGCGACGATGGGCGCCTACAACCCGATGAGCTATCACAACGGCTCGGTGTGGCCGCATGACACCGCGATCGCGGTTGCCGGTCTCCTGCGCTATCGCCAGGTGCCGGGCGCGCTGGCACTGGCCGAGCGGCTGGCCACCGGCGTGCTGGACGCGGCCGCGACGTTCGGTGGGCGGCTGCCCGAGCTGTATTGTGGATTTCCCCGCTCGCAGTTCCACGCTCCAGTGCCGTATCCAACATCGTGCTCGCCGCAAGCGTGGGCCAGCGCGGCACCGCTACTGCTGGTCCGATCGTTCCTCGGCCTGGAGCCGCACGTGCCCCAGCGGCGACTCGCGGTGGCACCACAGTTGCCCGAGGCGTGGGGTCGCGTCAAGCTCAGCGACCTGCGGCTCGGCGGCATCACGGTGCACCTGGAAGCTGAGGGCGAGACTGTCACGACTCGCGGCCTACCCGACGACTGGCGGTTGGTGACACCGTCCCGATGA